Below is a genomic region from Sphingomonas sp. SORGH_AS_0950.
GAAGGCCGATCAGGTCCGTCAGATGGGCTATGGCATGGGTTCAAGGGGAACGTTGCCACACCTAATGCCGAGGCGTCCTGCATCCGGTTCCGGTTGATTGGCCCGCCGGGGGTCATCCCCTCTCTTTCCTGAACGACCTAATCCGGCCGTCCGCCCCCTCCAACCCGCGATCATACGGGCCGAGTTGCCGCTTCGCGGCTGCCCGCACCACCCCTTTGATCGCAGGTTCCCCTCCGCGTCTTCGCGTTCCGGTGGAGGGGCCGTCCTGGCCGGCTTCGACGGTGTTCAGTCGAGGGAATGGACCCTCCGGCGACACAAAAAAGGAACCTCGAAATGCAGAACCTCGTCATCCTCGCTGGCAACGTCGGCGCTACCCCCGAGACCCGTACCACCCAGGGCGGCACCAAGATCACCCAGTTCAGCCTCGCCACCTCGCGCCCGAAGCGCGACAGCGAAGGCAAGATCCTTAAGGACAGCAACAACCGCCGCATCGAGGACACCGAATGGCACCGCATCACCTGCTTCAACGGCATCGCCAAGACCATCGCTGAATATGTCGAGAAGGGCCAGAAGGTCATGGTCCGGGGCCGCATCCACTACACCCGCTGGACCGACCAGCAGGACATCGAGCGCTACGGCGTCGAGATCATCGCCGATGAAGTGACCTTCCTCAGCCGGGGTCGCCAACAGCAGCAGGACGGCACGCAGGGCTACGGCGACGACGATGACGACGACGTGCCCTTCTGATCGGGGCATCGGCCCGGGCGCCCAGGCGCTCGGGCTATCTCTCCATTCGGAATCAGGTGACTTGCTGCGCTTTGTCGGTTGCGGCCTCTGACAGGCGCGCCGTCAGATCGGCAAATCGTTCGAAGTCGGGATAGACGATGATGAGGGTGAATTCCCCATCGGGCTCCGGGCGCCGTGTCACGCTGGTCGCGCCGGTATCCCAGGCCAGTTGCTCCTGCGCATCGACCGCATCAGCAGCGATATTGTTGATGATCCGAATACCCATATCCACCTCCCATGCCGTCAGTCCTGAAGATCCGCCTTCGCGCCCGCGTTCGCTTCTGTCCGCCGCAGCTCCTCTAAGA
It encodes:
- a CDS encoding single-stranded DNA-binding protein produces the protein MQNLVILAGNVGATPETRTTQGGTKITQFSLATSRPKRDSEGKILKDSNNRRIEDTEWHRITCFNGIAKTIAEYVEKGQKVMVRGRIHYTRWTDQQDIERYGVEIIADEVTFLSRGRQQQQDGTQGYGDDDDDDVPF